In uncultured Desulfovibrio sp., the genomic stretch CCAAAGCCGTTGATGCCTACTTTGATTTTGCTCATATACAAGTTCCTCATAGCGTTGAGGGAAAATCGTTATCGTGCGCTGCCGCCGGAATTCAACGGCTCAAATTTGCAAAAGCGCATGCACAGCGCCACGGCGGTTCTGGTCCCCGAAAGAAAACCCTGCCATTTTTCGGCAGTGCCTTTGCTGCACGAGCAGTCGAATCCTGCCGCTGCAGCCGGGAAAAATCGCCTGTGCGCGGCCTAGTCTTCGTAGAGAGAGTAGGCGTGTTTGGCCATCAGCTCGTAATTGTTGCGCAAGGCCTCGTGCAGACGGGAGTTTTCAATGGCCAGCGCCGAAATGGCAGCCACGGCTTCCATGAAGGTTTCCTCGTCGGCACTGAATTCGCGCTCCACGTCGGAATACACGCGGATGAGGCCAATGGCTTTGCCGTCAGCCATGAGGGGAGAGGACAGCACGGAAACAAGGCCTTCGGCCTTGGCCGATTCCGGGTACTGGAAGCGCCCGTCGGCGGTGGCGTCCTTGAGGTGGATGGTCTTGCCGGAAAGCACTTCGCCGTCAAGGCCGCTGCGTTTCA encodes the following:
- a CDS encoding GAF domain-containing protein; this translates as MAHDYFRALRDVALVINSSLEPREVLHKITEQTAVTMGCKASTIRLLDSTGRFLLPSAAHGLSSTYMRKGPVEVKRSGLDGEVLSGKTIHLKDATADGRFQYPESAKAEGLVSVLSSPLMADGKAIGLIRVYSDVEREFSADEETFMEAVAAISALAIENSRLHEALRNNYELMAKHAYSLYED